A DNA window from Hevea brasiliensis isolate MT/VB/25A 57/8 chromosome 2, ASM3005281v1, whole genome shotgun sequence contains the following coding sequences:
- the LOC110661745 gene encoding uncharacterized protein LOC110661745, translating into MSATAAIAFTLLSPTHLSTKNNSKVLFSPLLPPNVKTTISLRRFLFRVQYGSPKRSSTFTGFKPFSPPVMEWQDCTVKRDIDVPVAVAYKCYSDRESIPRWMPFISSVKVLEDKPDLSRWSLKYKAFGRDIEFSWLARNMQPIPNQKIHWRSLEGLPNRGAVRFFPKGPSSCTVELTVSYEVPQLLVPVATALLPFLESLLVRGLERFATFAESSLAD; encoded by the exons ATGTCTGCAACGGCCGCCATTGCCTTCACTCTTCTCAGTCCCACCCACTTGTCCACTAAAAACAACAGTAAAGTCCTATTCAGCCCCCTACTCCCACCAAATGTTAAAACCACAATATCTTTAAGGCGTTTCCTGTTCAGAGTCCAGTATGGATCGCCCAAACGAAGCTCCACATTTACTGGGTTCAAGCCCTTTTCTCCTCCTGTCATGGAGTGGCAGGATTGCAC GGTTAAAAGGGATATTGATGTGCCTGTTGCTGTGGCTTATAAGTGTTACTCAGACCGCGAATCAATTCCCCGTTGGATGCCCTTTATTTCGTCGGTAAAG GTACTGGAAGACAAGCCCGACCTATCGCGATGGTCACTCAAGTATAAAGCATTTGGTCGTGATATTGAATTCTCTTGGCTTGCTAGAAATATGCAG CCAATCCCAAATCAGAAAATTCATTGGAGATCTCTGGAAGGTCTTCCTAACAG AGGTGCTGTTCGATTCTTTCCTAAGGGTCCTTCATCATGTACAGTAGAG CTAACTGTTTCTTACGAGGTTCCTCAACTTTTGGTTCCAGTTGCAACA gcTTTGCTACCTTTCCTTGAGAGCTTACTTGTACGTGGTCTGGAAAGATTTGCAACATTTGCGGAAAGCTCTTTGGCAGACTGA